Proteins encoded together in one uncultured Sphaerochaeta sp. window:
- a CDS encoding AAC(3) family N-acetyltransferase yields the protein MHTKQSLIRDLEQMGLDPKGTVLAHFSYKSLGEVEGGPKTVIDAMVTYMKDGLMVFPTHTWNNVNSNQPYYSVNDTESCIGIIPELARKDGRGHRSAHPTHSVAAFGAEAEAFIADDHMQNTPCGRTGSWGKLLDRNATILLVGVGLNRDTFFHGVEEWLDIPDRLSDTMNMLFTRLADGNLIPTPVKNHTAQVGENFPRVEPYLREKGILKEGTFGDATVRYHKTQPAYEAVRDLLLQDPDLFGVR from the coding sequence ATGCATACAAAACAGAGTTTAATCAGGGACCTGGAACAGATGGGTCTTGATCCAAAAGGAACGGTACTTGCTCACTTCTCATATAAAAGCTTAGGAGAAGTTGAGGGAGGTCCCAAGACCGTAATCGATGCCATGGTTACCTATATGAAAGACGGATTGATGGTATTTCCCACCCATACCTGGAACAATGTGAACTCGAATCAACCCTATTACAGTGTCAATGACACCGAGAGTTGCATCGGCATCATCCCTGAGTTGGCAAGAAAGGATGGACGAGGCCACAGAAGCGCACATCCAACCCACTCGGTAGCAGCCTTTGGGGCAGAGGCTGAAGCCTTTATTGCCGACGACCATATGCAGAACACTCCCTGTGGTCGTACAGGATCGTGGGGTAAGTTGCTCGACCGCAATGCAACCATTCTTTTGGTTGGCGTGGGACTCAATCGGGACACTTTCTTCCATGGGGTTGAAGAGTGGCTGGACATTCCTGACAGATTGAGTGATACGATGAATATGCTCTTCACCAGACTTGCTGATGGCAATCTCATCCCTACCCCGGTCAAGAACCATACAGCACAGGTAGGAGAAAACTTTCCTCGAGTGGAACCTTATCTGAGAGAAAAAGGAATTCTCAAGGAAGGAACGTTTGGGGATGCAACAGTGCGCTACCACAAGACCCAGCCAGCCTATGAGGCTGTGAGGGACCTGTTGTTGCAGGATCCAGATTTGTTTGGGGTACGATAA
- a CDS encoding LacI family DNA-binding transcriptional regulator, with protein sequence MKTFKRVTLQDVAREAHVSYASVSAVLNGKDGKSIRVGKQTKEKILECAERLGYVPNMAARKLKSGSTTLIAVFTYEPMFPVESENEYYRFFVGIQETAEKLGYDILILNNRPTEENSSRIALADGAVMMGVNRDDKGVERLVKAHFPLVFVGRREVADAYTHWVTFAYQEVIEKMVDHLVSVCRKQCLVYVETKEQEREPRKDKRSFLLAAAEKRGITVHVVEADERYQLSQNDFDLIKECQVAVFDRIFLLDPFERDLQRMEMKLGQDVWGAVLEDDWLGGHEYWTRWSNQRLELGSLAVEYLSQLLEKRSLESARKFTPLHLVISESSAFPE encoded by the coding sequence ATGAAGACGTTCAAACGGGTCACGCTGCAAGATGTCGCCAGAGAGGCCCATGTATCATATGCATCAGTCTCTGCTGTCCTCAATGGTAAGGACGGCAAGAGTATCCGTGTGGGGAAACAGACCAAGGAGAAGATTCTTGAGTGTGCTGAACGGTTGGGCTACGTGCCCAACATGGCAGCAAGAAAGCTCAAGAGCGGATCAACTACCTTGATTGCCGTCTTTACCTATGAGCCGATGTTTCCTGTTGAGTCGGAGAACGAGTATTACCGGTTCTTCGTCGGGATCCAGGAGACTGCCGAAAAGTTGGGGTATGACATCCTGATCCTGAACAACCGGCCTACTGAAGAGAACTCGAGCAGAATTGCGCTTGCCGATGGAGCTGTCATGATGGGTGTGAACCGCGATGACAAGGGCGTTGAACGCTTGGTGAAAGCCCACTTTCCCTTGGTGTTTGTAGGAAGGCGTGAGGTTGCCGACGCATACACCCATTGGGTGACCTTTGCCTACCAAGAGGTTATTGAGAAGATGGTTGACCATCTCGTCTCTGTATGTCGGAAACAGTGTCTTGTGTACGTTGAGACGAAGGAACAAGAGAGGGAACCACGAAAGGACAAGCGTTCCTTCTTGCTTGCTGCTGCCGAGAAACGAGGGATCACCGTTCATGTGGTTGAGGCCGATGAGCGCTATCAGTTGAGCCAGAATGATTTCGACCTAATCAAGGAGTGTCAGGTGGCAGTCTTTGATCGAATTTTCTTGCTGGATCCTTTTGAGCGTGATTTACAGCGTATGGAGATGAAGCTTGGACAGGATGTCTGGGGGGCTGTATTGGAAGATGACTGGTTGGGTGGACATGAGTACTGGACGCGTTGGTCAAACCAACGCCTTGAACTCGGATCCCTCGCTGTGGAGTATCTTTCTCAGCTACTGGAAAAACGCTCACTTGAGAGTGCAAGGAAGTTTACTCCCTTGCATTTGGTGATAAGTGAGAGTTCAGCGTTTCCAGAGTAA
- a CDS encoding FAD-dependent oxidoreductase, whose translation MNALYDTHYDLIVVGGGIAGSMAATAAGRQGLSVLLIEEEGFLGGSLTAGGTGPMMTFHAGETQVVRGLPDEMIQRLMAKGLSVGHIPDSTGYTYTVTPFDAEGMKRELELMAQEAGVKLLYHTTIVKAETDHGMLKSISCLCAGNLFTLSSSYFIDASGDADLIAMAGVPFEQGREEDGKDQPMTMNFKLVDVDIQTIRNLMDTNVELFPFLAPKPGIQHRASRLSFSGFQDIMRQGMETGEITFDRDIVLCFETNAKNEVIVNMTRVLEKNPVDPIQLSEAEMEGRRQVWELYGFLKKHIPGFEQARMTYSGPRIGVRSSRRLKGSYRISVEDLLSERVFDDAISACGYPIDIHSPDGAATDSRFLRDGGYYTIPLKCLLNEQVSNVLAAGRNISCEFAAHASLRVSPSSGAIGQGAGTAVAVAIETGKDLFHIPLDVLHAKLRTAGAFLG comes from the coding sequence ATGAATGCACTCTATGATACACACTATGATTTGATTGTTGTCGGCGGAGGAATTGCCGGTAGCATGGCAGCTACTGCAGCCGGAAGGCAAGGACTCAGCGTGTTGCTCATCGAGGAAGAAGGCTTCCTCGGGGGAAGTCTCACTGCCGGTGGAACAGGTCCCATGATGACATTTCATGCAGGTGAAACCCAGGTGGTTCGTGGCTTGCCCGATGAGATGATACAGCGTTTGATGGCAAAAGGTCTCTCTGTTGGGCATATCCCTGATTCTACGGGGTATACCTACACAGTCACCCCTTTCGATGCTGAAGGTATGAAACGAGAGTTGGAATTGATGGCCCAGGAAGCAGGAGTGAAGTTGCTCTATCATACCACAATTGTGAAGGCAGAAACTGATCATGGAATGCTGAAGAGTATTAGCTGTCTCTGCGCTGGAAACCTCTTTACTCTCTCGTCTTCCTATTTCATTGACGCTTCTGGGGATGCAGATTTGATTGCCATGGCCGGTGTCCCCTTTGAACAGGGCAGGGAAGAGGATGGAAAGGACCAGCCTATGACAATGAACTTCAAGCTTGTTGATGTCGATATCCAGACGATCAGGAACTTGATGGATACGAATGTTGAGCTGTTTCCTTTCCTAGCCCCAAAACCTGGAATTCAGCATAGGGCAAGCAGACTTTCTTTCTCGGGGTTTCAGGATATCATGCGACAAGGTATGGAAACAGGAGAAATTACCTTCGATCGTGATATCGTGCTTTGCTTTGAGACCAATGCCAAGAATGAGGTCATCGTGAACATGACTCGGGTCCTGGAGAAGAATCCAGTTGATCCCATCCAGCTCAGTGAAGCAGAGATGGAAGGTCGGCGCCAGGTTTGGGAGCTGTATGGATTCCTGAAAAAACATATCCCAGGCTTTGAGCAGGCAAGAATGACCTATAGTGGACCACGTATCGGGGTGCGAAGTTCTCGCCGTCTGAAAGGGTCTTATAGGATCTCTGTAGAGGATCTGCTTTCTGAGAGAGTTTTTGATGATGCCATTTCAGCTTGTGGGTATCCCATCGATATCCACTCTCCTGACGGGGCTGCAACTGACTCCCGCTTCCTCAGGGATGGGGGGTATTACACCATCCCCCTTAAATGCCTGCTCAATGAACAGGTGAGTAATGTATTGGCCGCAGGAAGGAACATCAGCTGTGAGTTCGCAGCACACGCAAGCCTCCGCGTCAGTCCCTCCAGTGGAGCTATCGGGCAGGGAGCTGGTACCGCAGTTGCAGTAGCCATCGAGACAGGAAAGGACCTTTTTCATATACCGCTGGACGTTTTACATGCTAAACTGCGTACTGCAGGAGCATTTTTAGGATGA
- a CDS encoding carbohydrate ABC transporter permease has translation MNRKYLKQAPYALLVALLTLLFVYPFWWMVVNSLNSSAEIFGVPRLLPTSWAFSNYLDIFTVQPFARHYLNTLAVAIVGTAGNVLLAALAGYAFARMRFPLRNAAFLLLLTALMMPIEVTIIPLFFQMRGWGALDTLIPLMLLPIFGSQGAFSTFMLRQFYVTVPNELEEAARIDGLNPLGIFLKIMLPVATPVLSSVAILAFIAVWNTYLEPLVFISSLENFTLPLSLTNFNDTYGLPQWHLQLAATTLSILPIMLVYLLFQQKVTDAMVNTGLK, from the coding sequence ATGAATCGTAAGTATTTGAAACAGGCTCCCTACGCCTTGCTTGTTGCATTGCTGACCCTCTTGTTCGTCTATCCATTCTGGTGGATGGTTGTGAACTCACTCAACAGTAGTGCTGAGATATTTGGAGTGCCAAGATTGCTTCCGACCTCTTGGGCTTTCTCGAATTATCTTGATATTTTTACTGTTCAGCCCTTTGCACGACACTACCTCAATACATTAGCTGTCGCCATCGTAGGGACTGCAGGCAATGTCCTGCTTGCAGCATTGGCTGGGTATGCATTTGCGAGAATGCGGTTTCCCCTACGTAATGCTGCATTCCTGCTTCTGCTGACAGCCCTGATGATGCCTATCGAGGTAACCATCATACCCCTTTTCTTCCAGATGCGAGGATGGGGAGCCCTGGATACCTTGATCCCCCTGATGTTGTTGCCAATTTTTGGTAGTCAGGGAGCTTTCTCGACATTCATGCTCAGGCAGTTCTATGTAACGGTACCTAATGAGTTGGAAGAGGCTGCGAGAATCGATGGGTTGAACCCTCTGGGCATCTTCTTGAAGATTATGCTCCCAGTTGCCACCCCTGTACTCAGTTCTGTTGCCATTCTGGCATTCATCGCTGTTTGGAATACCTATTTGGAGCCACTGGTATTCATCAGTTCCCTGGAAAATTTTACGCTCCCACTCTCTTTGACCAACTTCAATGATACCTATGGGTTACCTCAATGGCATTTGCAGTTGGCCGCAACTACCCTGTCGATTCTACCGATCATGTTGGTCTATCTGCTGTTCCAGCAGAAAGTCACCGATGCCATGGTAAACACGGGATTGAAATAA
- a CDS encoding sugar ABC transporter permease — MKQHSLKANHRRDAIIGWAFITPQMAGFVFFVLLPLVSVFLYSVQEKNLLFGTSVFNGLENFRLLFADPLFSKSLVNTLIFSAGVVPLNLIFSLLLALYLGGGKMGTRFVRGIIFLPVVTSGVAWAIVWKYLLQGGDAGPINWFLSLIGIEGPNWLFEKGWAMASVIVNRVMKNLGMNVLIFMGAVLNMPGDVIEAARIDGAKRFTLFFKIKLPLLMPTVMMVAIVTIIGSMRVFDTIKLMTDGGPEGSTMVMVYYIYHQAFRMFDTGFASALAVVLFLIVLVLTALQWFSRKRISFYES, encoded by the coding sequence ATGAAACAACATTCCTTGAAAGCAAATCATCGGCGGGATGCCATCATTGGATGGGCATTCATAACCCCACAGATGGCAGGATTCGTGTTCTTCGTCCTGCTCCCACTGGTTTCGGTGTTCCTGTACAGTGTACAGGAGAAGAATCTGCTCTTTGGAACAAGTGTGTTTAACGGACTTGAGAACTTTCGTCTGCTGTTTGCTGACCCACTGTTTTCCAAGTCACTGGTAAATACCTTGATCTTCAGTGCAGGTGTGGTACCACTCAATCTGATCTTCAGTCTCTTGCTCGCTCTCTATCTTGGGGGGGGGAAGATGGGAACCAGGTTTGTGAGGGGAATCATCTTTTTGCCTGTGGTCACCAGTGGGGTGGCCTGGGCAATTGTCTGGAAGTATCTCTTGCAAGGAGGGGACGCAGGACCGATTAACTGGTTCCTCTCACTTATAGGAATAGAAGGACCGAACTGGCTCTTTGAGAAAGGGTGGGCGATGGCCAGCGTCATCGTCAACAGGGTCATGAAGAATTTGGGAATGAACGTGCTCATCTTCATGGGTGCTGTACTCAATATGCCCGGCGATGTCATTGAAGCCGCCCGCATTGATGGTGCAAAGCGCTTTACACTCTTCTTCAAGATAAAGCTTCCTCTGCTGATGCCCACTGTCATGATGGTTGCTATTGTTACCATCATAGGATCGATGCGTGTCTTTGATACCATCAAGTTGATGACCGATGGAGGGCCCGAAGGGTCCACCATGGTAATGGTCTACTATATCTACCATCAGGCGTTCCGTATGTTCGATACAGGCTTTGCATCAGCCCTGGCTGTAGTACTGTTTCTTATTGTACTCGTCTTGACCGCCCTGCAGTGGTTCTCCAGAAAAAGGATCTCCTTCTATGAATCGTAA